A genomic stretch from Acidobacteriota bacterium includes:
- a CDS encoding folylpolyglutamate synthase/dihydrofolate synthase family protein, whose translation MTPAECRDYLGRLQHFGIKLGLENIAALCAALGNPQNQFLSLHVAGTNGKGSVSAVLAEITRRHGLRTGLYTSPHLVRVEERIRVDGRMISPRRFRERLSGLKEVIDRLMAEGRLVYHPTYFEVVTALAFLEFAERRVDVAVLEVGMGGRFDATNIVRPLVSVITTIARDHEKHLGSTLRQIAFEKAGIIKPGVPVVCGVRGGEALREIRRIARERGAAVTEAFGRGRTLEARKVSGGYRFAYEGEGGRYEFSPGLAGRHQGANAATAIAAAEVLSRVWRPIDKGKILEAVRETRWEGRLETVRRRPLVLLDGAHNPEGVTALVSHIREVIGRPVVLVFAAMKDKDLRTMTRLLFPAASTVILTRVPYKRSADPEELLAAAPPFKGAIFLEPDTRKAVELALSISGTGSPAPVVIAGSLFLIGEVKRLKLF comes from the coding sequence ATGACGCCCGCGGAGTGCCGGGACTATCTCGGCCGGCTGCAGCACTTCGGCATCAAGCTCGGCCTCGAGAACATCGCCGCGCTCTGCGCGGCCCTGGGCAATCCCCAGAACCAGTTCCTGTCCCTCCACGTCGCGGGGACGAACGGCAAGGGCTCGGTCTCGGCCGTGCTGGCGGAGATCACGCGCCGGCACGGGCTCCGGACCGGGCTCTACACCTCGCCGCACCTCGTCCGCGTCGAGGAGCGCATCCGCGTCGACGGCCGGATGATCTCGCCGCGGCGCTTCCGCGAGCGGCTGAGCGGCCTCAAGGAGGTCATCGACCGCCTGATGGCCGAGGGCCGGCTCGTCTACCACCCGACCTACTTCGAGGTGGTGACCGCCCTGGCCTTCCTGGAGTTCGCCGAGCGCCGGGTCGACGTGGCCGTCCTCGAGGTGGGCATGGGCGGGCGGTTCGACGCCACCAACATCGTCCGGCCGCTCGTCTCGGTGATCACGACGATCGCCAGGGACCACGAGAAGCACCTCGGCTCGACGCTCCGGCAGATCGCCTTCGAAAAGGCGGGCATCATCAAGCCCGGCGTCCCGGTCGTTTGCGGCGTCCGGGGCGGGGAGGCCCTCCGGGAGATCAGGCGGATCGCCCGCGAGCGCGGCGCCGCGGTCACCGAGGCCTTCGGCCGCGGCCGGACGCTCGAGGCACGGAAGGTCAGCGGCGGCTACCGGTTCGCCTACGAGGGGGAAGGGGGCCGCTACGAGTTCTCGCCCGGGCTGGCCGGACGCCATCAGGGCGCCAACGCGGCCACGGCCATCGCCGCCGCCGAGGTCCTGTCGCGGGTCTGGCGGCCGATCGACAAGGGCAAGATCCTCGAGGCCGTCCGCGAGACCCGCTGGGAGGGGCGCCTGGAAACGGTCCGGCGGCGACCGCTGGTCCTTCTCGACGGGGCCCATAACCCCGAGGGCGTTACGGCGCTCGTTTCCCACATCCGGGAGGTCATCGGCCGGCCTGTCGTCCTCGTCTTCGCGGCCATGAAGGACAAGGATCTGCGGACCATGACCCGCCTTCTCTTCCCGGCCGCGTCCACGGTCATCCTGACCCGCGTCCCCTACAAGCGCTCGGCCGACCCCGAGGAGCTCCTGGCCGCGGCGCCGCCGTTCAAGGGCGCGATCTTCCTCGAGCCCGACACCCGCAAGGCTGTCGAGCTGGCCCTGTCGATCAGCGGGACGGGCTCCCCGGCCCCCGTCGTCATTGCCGGCTCGCTCTTCCTCATCGGCGAGGTCAAGCGCCTGAAGCTGTTTTAG
- a CDS encoding ATP synthase F0 subunit B, with product MLNIDATALVVFAIVWLVVLILSKIFFKPILRILDERADKIAGDRAAAESAREAAAADLKRIEDGLKEARAAAESVRSTAETEALKDKSRLVREVQAEGRAEVEKAKAEIRREMDQLKKELDQRTEEIAETIEKRILGE from the coding sequence ATGCTCAATATCGACGCAACGGCCTTGGTAGTCTTCGCCATCGTTTGGCTAGTTGTCCTCATTCTCAGCAAGATCTTCTTCAAGCCCATCCTGCGCATCCTTGACGAGCGGGCGGACAAGATCGCCGGGGACAGGGCGGCCGCCGAGAGCGCCCGCGAGGCCGCCGCGGCCGACCTGAAGCGCATCGAGGACGGCCTCAAGGAAGCCCGGGCGGCCGCCGAATCCGTCCGCAGCACGGCCGAGACCGAAGCCCTCAAGGACAAGAGCCGCCTCGTCCGCGAGGTCCAGGCCGAGGGCCGGGCCGAGGTCGAGAAGGCCAAGGCGGAGATCCGGCGGGAGATGGACCAGCTCAAGAAGGAGCTGGACCAGCGGACCGAGGAGATCGCCGAAACCATCGAAAAGAGGATATTGGGCGAATGA
- a CDS encoding ATP synthase F0 subunit B, protein MSAGGSAAMDFLGKVVNFLLLFGTLGYILRKPVKAMLIKRTADAGESIRAAAAGRTEAEAREAESQAKLAGLEGEVRGLKAAAEEEGKREAARISRAAAEEADRLKKITRQELDEQARRGVGELKTYAAARAAEIARERIRRRLTPEAHSALIDKSIDKLSEIHEK, encoded by the coding sequence ATGAGCGCCGGCGGATCCGCGGCCATGGACTTCCTCGGCAAGGTCGTCAACTTTCTCCTCCTCTTCGGCACGCTCGGCTATATCCTGCGCAAGCCGGTCAAGGCCATGCTGATCAAGCGGACCGCGGATGCCGGCGAGAGCATCCGCGCGGCCGCGGCGGGCCGGACCGAGGCCGAAGCCCGGGAGGCGGAGTCCCAGGCCAAGCTGGCCGGGCTCGAAGGCGAGGTCCGCGGCCTGAAGGCCGCGGCGGAGGAGGAGGGGAAGCGCGAGGCCGCGCGCATCTCCCGCGCCGCCGCCGAGGAAGCCGACCGGCTCAAGAAGATCACCCGCCAGGAGCTCGACGAGCAGGCCCGCCGGGGCGTCGGGGAGCTCAAGACCTATGCCGCCGCCCGGGCCGCCGAGATCGCCCGCGAGCGCATCCGCCGCCGCCTGACCCCGGAGGCTCATTCTGCCCTGATCGACAAATCCATCGACAAACTGTCCGAGATCCATGAGAAATAG
- the atpH gene encoding ATP synthase F1 subunit delta, which yields MRNRTLVHRYADGLARALKDDREYGAVGAEIRAFLDLFQSRKDLAKAVVSPFVSARIREAVLGKVLAAQGMSPKASRFLKLLQDHKRLDLLPEIVQALPDAWADKQGVVSYEVASVVPLGAAQRDRLARSLEAAEGRPVRLVFKIDPALLGGLTVRKGHVIYDASVEGELAAIIERLGTAS from the coding sequence ATGAGAAATAGGACGCTCGTCCATAGGTACGCCGACGGCCTGGCCCGGGCGCTCAAGGACGACCGGGAATACGGCGCAGTCGGAGCGGAGATCCGCGCTTTCCTCGATCTCTTCCAATCCCGCAAGGACCTGGCCAAGGCCGTGGTCAGCCCCTTCGTCAGCGCCCGCATCCGCGAGGCCGTCCTTGGCAAGGTCCTGGCCGCCCAGGGCATGAGCCCGAAGGCCTCCCGCTTCCTCAAGCTCCTCCAGGACCACAAGCGCCTCGACCTCCTGCCGGAGATCGTCCAGGCGCTGCCGGACGCCTGGGCCGACAAGCAGGGCGTCGTGAGCTACGAGGTCGCGTCCGTAGTCCCCCTGGGCGCCGCCCAGCGCGACAGGCTGGCCCGGAGCCTCGAGGCCGCCGAAGGCCGGCCTGTCCGGCTCGTCTTCAAGATCGACCCGGCGCTCCTCGGGGGCCTGACCGTGCGCAAGGGCCACGTCATCTACGACGCTTCCGTCGAGGGCGAGCTGGCCGCCATCATCGAACGACTCGGGACCGCATCATAG